In one Pseudoliparis swirei isolate HS2019 ecotype Mariana Trench chromosome 23, NWPU_hadal_v1, whole genome shotgun sequence genomic region, the following are encoded:
- the LOC130189055 gene encoding transmembrane protein 184B-like isoform X2, producing the protein MAQFWRRDLGLAERLGNDSPVGFAPGPPATVAPQQANSSWVPEAPVVTAEEPIFLMTATAQTISGFFVWTALLITCHQIYMHLRYYSSPNEQRHIVRILFIVPIYAFDSWLSLLFFTNEEYYVYFGTVRDCYEAFVIYNFLSLCYEYLGGESAIMAEIRGKQIESSCVYGTCCLWGRTYSIGFLRFCKQATLQFCVVKPLMAVITVILQAFGKYRDGDFNVASGYLYVTIIYNVSISLSLYALFLFYFATRELLVPYNPMLKFFMVKSVIFLSFWQGVLLAVLEKCGAIPQISSAGFSVGEGTVAAGYQNFIVCIEMFFAAVALRHAFTYKVYMDKRLDSYGRCAPMKSISSSLKETMNPGDMVQDAIHNFSPAYQQYTQQSTLERSGGPPISRSHSNLSTRGDNEKTLLLSSDDEF; encoded by the exons ATGGCTCAATTTTGGCGCCGAGACCTCGGCCTGGCAGAGCGGCTGGGGAATGACTCTCCTGTGGGCTTCGCCCCGGGGCCCCCGGCCACGGTTGCCCCGCAGCAAGCCAACTCCTCCTGGGTGCCGGAGGCCCCGGTGGTCACGGCAGAAGAGCCCATTTTCCTCATGACCGCGACTGCCCAGACTATCTCTGGGTTCTTCGTCTGGACAGCGCTTCTGATCACATGCCACCAG atctaCATGCACCTGCGTTACTACAGCTCTCCGAACGAGCAGAGGCACATCGTTCGGATCCTCTTCATCGTCCCCATCTACGCCTTCGACTCCTGGCtcagcctcctcttcttcaccaatgaggagtactatgtgtactttGGCACCGTCCGAGACTGCTACGAAG CCTTTGTCATCTACAACTTCCTGAGTCTGTGTTACGAGTATCTGGGAGGAGAGAGCGCCATCATGGCCGAGATCAGAGGGAAGCAGATTGA GTCCAGCTGTGTGTATGGGACCTGCTGTCTGTGGGGCAGGACGTACTCCATCGGTTTCCTCAGGTTTTGCAAACAG GCTACTCTCCAGTTCTGCGTGGTGAAGCCCCTGATGGCTGTGATCACGGTCATCCTCCAGGCCTTCGGGAAATACAGAGATGGAGACTTCAA cgTGGCGAGTGGCTACCTGTACGTGACCATCATCTACAACGTCTCCATCAGCCTGTCGCTCTACGCGCTCTTCCTCTTCTACTTCGCCACGCGTGAACTGCTCGTCCCGTACAACCCCATGCTCAAGTTCTTCATGGTCAAGTCGGtcatctttctctccttctggcAAG GCGTGCTGCTGGCCGTCCTGGAGAAGTGCGGCGCCATCCCTCAGATCAGCTCGGCGGGCTTCTCTGTGGGCGAGGGAACGGTCGCCGCCGGGTACCAAAACTTCATCGTCTGCATCGAGATGTTCTTTGCCGCCGTGGCTCTGCGCCACGCCTTCACCTACAAGGTCTACATGGACAAGAGGCTGGACTCGTATG GCCGCTGTGCCCCGATGAAGAGCATCTCCAGCAGCCTGAAGGAGACCATGAATCCAGGGGACATGGTCCAGGATGCCATCCACAACTTCTCCCCGGCTTATCAGCAGTACACCCAGCAGTCCACACTGGAGCGCAGTGGGGGGCCACCTATCTCCCGCAGCCACAGTAACCTCAGCACCCGCGGGGACAACGAAAAGACCCTGCTGCTCAGCTCTGACGACGAGTTCTGA
- the csnk1e gene encoding casein kinase I — MELRVGNKYRLGRKIGSGSFGDIYLGANIATGEEVAIKLECVKTKHPQLHIESKFYKMMQGGVGIPAIKWCGAEGDYNVMVMELLGPSLEDLFNFCSRKFSLKTVLLLADQMISRIEYIHSKNFIHRDVKPDNFLMGLGKKGNLVYIIDFGLAKKYRDARTHQHIPYRENKNLTGTARYASINTHLGIEQSRRDDLESLGYVLMYFNLGSLPWQGLKAATKRQKYERISEKKMSTPIEVLCKGYPSEFATYLNFCRSLRFDDKPDYSYLRQLFRNLFHRQGFSYDYVFDWNMLKFGASRTAEDGERERKAGDERDERIGGAPPRVSASRGLPPGPIPAAANRVRNGPEQAISNPASRVQQSGNTSPRAISRAERERKVSMRLHRGAPANVSSSDLTARHDQSRISASQVSVPFEHIGK; from the exons ATGGAGCTGAGAGTGGGGAACAAATACCGGCTCGGCCGAAAGATAGGGAGTGGCTCCTTTGGTGACATTTACCTTG GTGCCAACATTGCCACTGGTGAGGAGGTAGCCATCAAGCTGGAATGTGTGAAGACCAAACACCCACAGTTGCACATTGAAAGCAAGTTCTACAAGATGATGCAAGGAGGAG TGGGTATTCCAGCCATAAAGTGGTGTGGAGCTGAGGGAGACTACAACGTGATGGTCATGGAGCTGCTCGGTCCCAGTCTGGAGGACCTTTTCAACTTCTGCTCCCGGAAGTTCAGCCTAAAGACCGTCCTGCTTTTGGCAGACCAGATG ATAAGTCGCATTGAGTACATCCACTCCAAGAATTTCATCCATCGGGACGTTAAGCCCGACAACTTCCTCATGGGGCTTGGCAAGAAGGGCAACCTGGTGTACATCATTGACTTTGGCCTTGCCAAAAAGTACCGTGACGCCCGCACACACCAGCACATCCCTTACAGGGAGAACAAGAACCTGACCGGCACGGCGCGCTACGCCTCCATCAACACGCATCTTGGAATTG AGCAGTCCAGACGTGACGACCTGGAGTCTCTTGGCTACGTCCTCATGTACTTCAACCTGGGCTCCCTCCCCTGGCAGGGTCTCAAAGCCGCCACCAAGAGACAGAAGTATGAGCGAATCAGTGAGAAGAAAATGTCCACACCCATCGAAGTTCTTTGCAAAGGATACCCGT ctgagttCGCCACATACCTGAATTTCTGCCGCTCCCTCCGTTTTGATGACAAGCCAGACTACTCTTACCTACGACAGCTCTTCAGGAATCTGTTCCACCGCCAGGGCTTCTCCTACGACTACGTCTTTGACTGGAACATGCTCAAATTC GGTGCGAGTCGAACCGCTGAGGATGGGGAACGGGAGAGGAAGGCCGGAgatgagagagacgagagaatcGGAGGGGCCCCCCCGAGGGTGTCTGCGTCGCGGGGCCTCCCCCCGGGTCCCATCCCTGCAGCGGCCAACAGAGTCCGGAACGGGCCCGAGCAGGCCATCTCCAACCCGGCCTCGCGGGTCCAGCAGTCTG GGAACACGTCGCCTCGTGCGATTTCTCGCgccgagagggagaggaaggtgagCATGCGGCTCCACCGCGGGGCTCCTGCGAACGTCTCGTCCTCCGACCTCACAGCCCGTCATGACCAATCCAGAATTTCCGCATCGCAG GTCAGCGTGCCGTTCGAGCACATTGGGAAGTAG
- the LOC130189055 gene encoding transmembrane protein 184B-like isoform X1, producing MAQFWRRDLGLAERLGNDSPVGFAPGPPATVAPQQANSSWVPEAPVVTAEEPIFLMTATAQTISGFFVWTALLITCHQIYMHLRYYSSPNEQRHIVRILFIVPIYAFDSWLSLLFFTNEEYYVYFGTVRDCYEAFVIYNFLSLCYEYLGGESAIMAEIRGKQIESSCVYGTCCLWGRTYSIGFLRFCKQATLQFCVVKPLMAVITVILQAFGKYRDGDFNVASGYLYVTIIYNVSISLSLYALFLFYFATRELLVPYNPMLKFFMVKSVIFLSFWQGVLLAVLEKCGAIPQISSAGFSVGEGTVAAGYQNFIVCIEMFFAAVALRHAFTYKVYMDKRLDSYGSFPIYGQYGRCAPMKSISSSLKETMNPGDMVQDAIHNFSPAYQQYTQQSTLERSGGPPISRSHSNLSTRGDNEKTLLLSSDDEF from the exons ATGGCTCAATTTTGGCGCCGAGACCTCGGCCTGGCAGAGCGGCTGGGGAATGACTCTCCTGTGGGCTTCGCCCCGGGGCCCCCGGCCACGGTTGCCCCGCAGCAAGCCAACTCCTCCTGGGTGCCGGAGGCCCCGGTGGTCACGGCAGAAGAGCCCATTTTCCTCATGACCGCGACTGCCCAGACTATCTCTGGGTTCTTCGTCTGGACAGCGCTTCTGATCACATGCCACCAG atctaCATGCACCTGCGTTACTACAGCTCTCCGAACGAGCAGAGGCACATCGTTCGGATCCTCTTCATCGTCCCCATCTACGCCTTCGACTCCTGGCtcagcctcctcttcttcaccaatgaggagtactatgtgtactttGGCACCGTCCGAGACTGCTACGAAG CCTTTGTCATCTACAACTTCCTGAGTCTGTGTTACGAGTATCTGGGAGGAGAGAGCGCCATCATGGCCGAGATCAGAGGGAAGCAGATTGA GTCCAGCTGTGTGTATGGGACCTGCTGTCTGTGGGGCAGGACGTACTCCATCGGTTTCCTCAGGTTTTGCAAACAG GCTACTCTCCAGTTCTGCGTGGTGAAGCCCCTGATGGCTGTGATCACGGTCATCCTCCAGGCCTTCGGGAAATACAGAGATGGAGACTTCAA cgTGGCGAGTGGCTACCTGTACGTGACCATCATCTACAACGTCTCCATCAGCCTGTCGCTCTACGCGCTCTTCCTCTTCTACTTCGCCACGCGTGAACTGCTCGTCCCGTACAACCCCATGCTCAAGTTCTTCATGGTCAAGTCGGtcatctttctctccttctggcAAG GCGTGCTGCTGGCCGTCCTGGAGAAGTGCGGCGCCATCCCTCAGATCAGCTCGGCGGGCTTCTCTGTGGGCGAGGGAACGGTCGCCGCCGGGTACCAAAACTTCATCGTCTGCATCGAGATGTTCTTTGCCGCCGTGGCTCTGCGCCACGCCTTCACCTACAAGGTCTACATGGACAAGAGGCTGGACTCGTATG GCTCCTTTCCTATCTACGGACAGTACG GCCGCTGTGCCCCGATGAAGAGCATCTCCAGCAGCCTGAAGGAGACCATGAATCCAGGGGACATGGTCCAGGATGCCATCCACAACTTCTCCCCGGCTTATCAGCAGTACACCCAGCAGTCCACACTGGAGCGCAGTGGGGGGCCACCTATCTCCCGCAGCCACAGTAACCTCAGCACCCGCGGGGACAACGAAAAGACCCTGCTGCTCAGCTCTGACGACGAGTTCTGA